One genomic segment of Clavelina lepadiformis chromosome 3, kaClaLepa1.1, whole genome shotgun sequence includes these proteins:
- the LOC143448959 gene encoding uncharacterized protein LOC143448959, producing the protein MAANPIWRCRNNPVLRWMDCFRGSTCLSRQRHQEILRRSRAPPLSVSEGEPSICRSSFAWLRNPSSPKTLGAHSSTSLFIFSSRQFSLLSFNKNIPKMYFYPTSSSGCRYFHVKTSETPDKTSYSQQRSKQYKENGEEHTNLGNFTWFAIYGSAAALFTFGIFGLAGIWEANGKAKKFDQLLKSEDIKQLPLMVYNIAFLNMLVFLLWRLPALQPTMVKWFTLSIAGPMKLLPKVSSMFLCMFSHKHFFHIFANLYVLNSFSHAWDGYSHVFQRAFPENFMAVEKFVAFYLSAGMVASAGSLITKHFGKILIPSLGASGAILGLIGYICMKLPDSRLSIIFLPQWSFTAKSGVKAIALFDSAGLLFGILSRWRYGIFDHAAHLSGLLFGVWYAQYGERYLYGWSNYVKELYEEKGRR; encoded by the exons ATGGCCGCTAATCCTATATGGAGGTGCCGCAACAACCCTGTTTTACGCTGGATGGATTGTTTTAGAGGCAGCACCTGTTTATCACGTCAACGTCATCAAGAAATCTTACGAAGATCGAG AGCGCCGCCATTATCAGTATCTGAAGGAGAACCCAGCATATGCAGAAGCTCTTTTGCATGGTTACGAAACCCTTCGTCCCCCAAAACATTAGGCGCCCATTCATCTacatctttgtttattttttcatccCGTCAATTTAGTTTACTTtcctttaataaaaatatcccCAAGATGTATTTCTATCCCACAAGTTCCAGTGGTTGTCGTTATTTTCATGTGAAAACCTCAGAAACGCCTGACAAAACTTCCTATTCTCAACAAAGATCAAAGCAATACAAAGAAAATGGTGAAGAACATACCAATTTGGGAAATTTCACTTGGTTTGCCATATATGGAAGTGCAGCGGCACTG TTTACTTTTGGGATTTTTGGTCTCGCTGGTATTTGGGAAGCCAATGGCAAAGCGAAAAAGTTTGATCAGTTGCTAAAATCAGAG GACATCAAGCAGTTACCACTAATGGTATATAACATTGCGTTTCTAAATATGCTGGTGTTCCTTCTTTGGAGACTGCCTGCTTTGCAACCAACTATGGTTAAATGGTTCACTTTATCAATTGCAG GACCCATGAAACTACTACCAAAGGTTTCTTCGATGTTTTTGTGCATGTTCAGCCACAAGCATTTCTTCCATATCTTTGCAAATCTATAtgttttaaatagtttttcCCATGCATGGGATGGTTATTCTCATGTATTTCAACGAGCATTTCCTGAG AACTTCATGGCAGTGGAGAAATTTGTTGCTTTCTATCTCAGTGCTGGAATGGTAGCGAGTGCAGGGAGCCTGATCACGaaacattttggaaaaattCTAATTCCTTCCCTTGGTGCCTCAG GTGCTATTTTGGGATTAATCGGATATATTTGTATGAAGTTGCCAGATAGCAGACTTAGCATTATATTTCTGCCGCAGTGGAGTTTTACTGCGAAGTCTGGTGTGAAAGCAATTGCACTTTTCGACTCTGCCGGCCTTTTATTCGGAATCCTGTCAAGATGGCGTTATGGAATATTTGACCACGCTGCACATCTGTCAGGATTGCTATTTGGAGT TTGGTATGCCCAATATGGTGAACGTTACTTGTATGGATGGAGTAATTATGTGAAGGAGTTGTATGAAGAGAAAGGTAGAAGATAA
- the LOC143448957 gene encoding transmembrane protein 104-like, which translates to MYSPTVGVIYVFNLIVGTGALTLPRAMAAAGWLVSIVLLIFLGIISYITTTFMVECLSIANACKRHEKKELMDEGSDPPTPESIPENASIIKGGLIEFPRSGIASEHSPLLDSTSSTSSRRSSNGAQQKFAITQAVEMGEMADMFFNKIGRTLFYLCITIYLYGDLAIYAAAVPKSLRDIVCGNLSCSASNASGSQHVSDDDICWGPSITRMDVYRIFLAIFAVTLGPFTYFSVQKTKYLQITTTLFRWIAFILMIVLAIIHISKTNGGEGRPPIAEVSGIPNLFGVSVYSFMCQHSLPSLVTPIRNKRSLSKLLAADYMLILIFYMLLGMTAIYCFQSDVLQDIYTLNFQDSCDTTNVAFLRYFLGLFPVFTLSTNFPIIAVTLRNNLQSLFKKTSSFYINRILYPTLAIAPPIGVAFATNNLTTLVGVTGSYAGAGVQYVIPAFLVLLARKEAVRLYGRVTSVRNEHRSPFARRLWVILVFIWAAVCLIFVTTNHILTWTSGGKN; encoded by the exons ATGTATTCGCCAACA GTGGGTGTGATTTACGTTTTCAATTTGATTGTGGGAACAGGAGCTCTTACTCTTCCAAGAGCGATGGCTGCCGCAGGATGGCTGGTTAGTATTGTGCTTCTTATCTTCCTGGGAATAATAAG CTACATCACTACTACATTTATGGTGGAATGTTTGTCTATTGCTAATGCTTGCAAAAGACATGAGAAAAAAGAACTTATGGATGAG GGTAGCGACCCTCCAACACCTGAATCAATTCCAGAGAATGCTAGTATAATAAAGGGAGGTCTTATTGAATTTCCACGAAGCGGAATTGCATCAGAACACAGCCCTCTCTTAGATTCAACATCAT CAACGAGCTCACGCCGTTCTTCAAATGGAGCGCAGCAGAAATTTGCGATAACCCAAGCTGTTGAGATGGGAGAAATGGCAGAcatgttttttaataaaa TTGGCCGAACGTTGTTTTACTTATGCATCACCATTTACCTTTATGGAGACTTAGCCATATACGCTGCTGCTGTGCCAAAATCATTAAGGGATATTGTTTG TGGCAATCTGTCATGCTCAGCTTCCAATGCATCTGGTTCACAACATGTCTCAGATGATGATATTTGCTGGGGACCAAGCATTACAAGAATGGATGTTTATCGAATATTTTTG GCAATTTTTGCTGTCACTCTCGGCCCATTTACCTACTTTAGTGtccagaaaacaaaatatttacagattACTACAACTCTGTTTAGATGGATAG CTTTCATTCTCATGATTGTTCTCGCCATCATTCACATAAGCAAAACTAATGGTGGAGAGGGAAGGCCTCCGATAGCGGAAGTTTCCGGAATTCCGAACCTCTTTGGCGTCTCCGTGTATTCATTTATGTGTCAACATTCCTTACCTTCCCTTGTAACTCCAATTCGAAATAAGCGGAGTTTGTCCAAGCTTCTTGCGGCCGATTATATGCTCATTTTGATCTTTTATATGCTGCTCGGCATGACGGCAATTTACTGCTTCCAAAGCGACGTGCTGCAAGATATTTACACGTTAAACTTTCAG gATTCTTGTGACACTACAAATGTTgcatttttgagatattttctTGGTTTGTTTCCTGTCTTCACACTTTCAACCAACTTTCCCATTATAGCTGTTACCCTGAGGAATAACCTTCAG TCCCTTTTCAAGAAAACCTCATCATTCTACATCAACCGCATTTTGTATCCAACATTAGCCATTGCACCGCCAATTGGTGTAGCATTTGCCACCAATAATCTTACAACACTTGTTGGTGTTACTGGGTCGTATGCAGGAGCCGGTGTGCAATACGTAATTCCGgcttttttggttttattagCCCGTAAAGAAGCTGTGAGATTGTATGGCCGGGTAACGAGTGTAAGAAATGAACACCGTTCACCATTTGCTCGACGATTATGGGTTATTCTTGTCTTTATTTGGGCGGCAGTTTGTCTTATCTTTGTAACAACTAACCATATATTAACCTGGACCTCCGGaggtaaaaactaa